The nucleotide window TGCCGAGTTCGCGCGCAGTGCCACCGCCCATGCGCCGCGCCCGGTGGCCTGGTTCGATCCGGGCAGTCCGCCGCGGCTGCTGATCGCCGGGCAGGCGCCGGGGATGCGGGTGCATCTGGCGGGGCGGCCCTTTGCCGACCCGTCGGGGGACCGGCTGCGCGACTGGCTGGGGATCGGGGAGGAGGTGTTCTATGACCGCGCCCGCGTGGCGATCGTGCCGATGGCCTTCTGCTTTCCGGGCTATGATGCCGCGGGGTCCGACCTGCCCCCGCCGCCCCGCTGCGCCGCAACCTGGCGGGACGAGGTGATGGCGGCGCTTGGGCCGGTGCCG belongs to Frigidibacter mobilis and includes:
- a CDS encoding uracil-DNA glycosylase family protein translates to MTEFPASSLLARIGACRLCAAEFARSATAHAPRPVAWFDPGSPPRLLIAGQAPGMRVHLAGRPFADPSGDRLRDWLGIGEEVFYDRARVAIVPMAFCFPGYDAAGSDLPPPPRCAATWRDEVMAALGPVPLTVLVGGHSHRWHLGAAAVRGGVGATVGRWRDHAPAVFPLPHPSWRNTGWLKRNPWFAAEVLPALRARVQEALA